A genome region from Danio aesculapii chromosome 2, fDanAes4.1, whole genome shotgun sequence includes the following:
- the tgm1l1 gene encoding protein-glutamine gamma-glutamyltransferase K: MPGERQSIRDNSAVGRFHGVSARNGEAVAEKPSEGKTKKPESGCRRWLRKACPCCLRQQSNSYDLTSEADGVVAGNNENEQPASPVSVSVETNVDDLSLAVRSVDLLSRKTDRNKKEHHTDQYCGDQLIIRRGQTFQIELELSRPFNSNTDKLHLELKTGDLPLVSKGTHIIIPLVEELQDERWEAKIVEQNLNRAKLSINSSVTAVIGKYTLTVVTQCLKTKESTTHDPEKDIYMLFNPWCEDDAVFMEGEKELNEYVLNDTGRIYYGTEKQIGARTWNFGQFDEGILEACLFVLDNSEVPPSGRGDPVNVVRVISAMINSPDDRGVLEGNWSGNYAGGTSPTAWSGSVEILKQYHREGGTPVRYGQCWVFSGVTTTVLRCLGIPARSVTNFQSAHDTDVSLTTDVYFDEDMEPIHHLNSDSVWNFHVWNDCWMARPDLPPGLGGWQAVDSTPQETSHGTFRCGPASLAAVRSGQVYLKYDVPFVFAEVNSDKIYWQRNLDGTFSQIHSEKKAVGHCISTKAVGSDERVDITDVYKYPEGSEEERIAVETACRYGSKPDVYSSAMAEDVQVEVRMEGEGPRMGGDAQLKIVVKNMSSQPRRTTLHSQAAVMYYTGVLKDTVKKDKLSVELMPQEEKIIDWTLPYTQYQNQLVDQAALMLTLSGRVSETQQVLANQTTFRLRTPDLQIEPIGEAYVGKEASAKISFTNPLPCTLRNVVVRVEGLGLRDLHPIKVGDVGKHGKVTVTEHFIPSIAGERKLVASLDCKQLTQVHGVADIIVHESQ; the protein is encoded by the exons ATGCCAGGAGAAAGACAGTCAATCCGAGATAACTCTGCTGTCGGCCGATTCCATGGCGTTTCAGCAAGGAATGGAGAGGCCGTCGCGGAGAAACCCAGCGAGGGTAAAACGAAGAAACCGGAGAGCGGCTGCCGGCGCTGGCTACGAAAGGCTTGTCCATGCTGCTTACGCCAACAGAGCAACTCTTATGATTTAACCAGTGAAGCGGATGGTGTTGTTGCTGGAAATAATGAAAACGAACAGCCGGCATCTCCAGTGTCTGTCAGTGTAGAAACGAATGTGGATG ATTTGTCTTTAGCGGTGCGTTCTGTGGATCTGCTCAGCCGGAAAACTGACCGGAATAAGAAGGAGCATCACACGGATCAGTACTGTGGAGATCAGCTGATCATCCGCAGAGGACAGACTTTCCAGATTGAGCTGGAACTCTCACGACCTTTCAACTCAAACACTGATAAACTACACCTGGAGCTGAAGACAG GAGATCTCCCGCTGGTGTCTAAAGGGACGCACATCATCATCCCGCTGGTGGAGGAGCTCCAGGATGAACGCTGGGAGGCCAAGATTGTGGAGCAGAACCTCAACCGGGCCAAGCTGTCCATCAACTCATCTGTCACTGCTGTTATCGGAAAATACACGCTGACTGTCGTAACCCAGTGTCTGAAGACAAAGGAATCTACCACACACGATCCTGAAAAAGACATTTACATGCTCTTCAATCCTTGGTGTGAAG atGATGCTGTGTTCATGGAGGGAGAGAAAGAGCTGAACGAGTACGTCCTCAATGACACCGGCAGGATCTACTACGGCACGGAGAAGCAGATCGGAGCTCGGACCTGGAACTTCGGTCAG TTTGATGAAGGGATTCTAGAGGCCTGCCTATTTGTGCTGGATAACAGTGAAGTTCCTCCATCAGGAAGAGGAGATCCGGTTAATGTGGTCCGGGTCATTTCTGCCATG ATCAACTCTCCGGATGACCGTGGTGTTCTGGAGGGAAACTGGTCTGGGAATTACGCTGGAGGAACCTCTCCCACCGCATGGAGTGGCAGTGTTGAAATTCTCAAGCAATACCACAGAGAAGGAGGAACGCCGGTCAGATACGGACAATGCTGGGTGTTCTCTGGAGTCACaaccacag TATTGAGATGTCTCGGTATTCCTGCCCGGTCTGTAACAAACTTCCAGTCTGCCCACGATACGGATGTGTCCTTGACCACAGATGTGTATTTTGATGAGGACATGGAGCCGATCCATCATCTCAACTCTGACTCCGTATG GAACTTCCATGTGTGGAATGACTGCTGGATGGCGCGTCCGGATCTGCCTCCGGGTTTGGGAGGCTGGCAGGCGGTGGACTCCACACCTCAGGAGACCAGTCACGGGACGTTTCGCTGCGGTCCGGCGTCTCTGGCTGCTGTTCGCTCAGGACAGGTCTATCTCAAATATGACGTGCCGTTCGTCTTCGCTGAG GTGAACAGTGATAAGATCTACTGGCAGAGAAACCTGGACGGCACCTTCAGTCAGATCCACAGTGAGAAGAAGGCTGTGGGTCACTGCATCAGCACTAAAGCTGTGGGCTCCGATGAACGAGTCGACATCACAGACGTCTACAAATATCCTGAAg GCTCAGAGGAGGAGCGTATCGCGGTGGAAACTGCCTGTCGGTACGGCAGTAAGCCGGATGTGTACTCGAGCGCCATGGCGGAGGACGTGCAGGTGGAGGTGCGGATGGAGGGAGAAGGTCCTCGTATGGGTGGAGACGCTCAGTTGAAGATTGTGGTGAAGAATATGAGCTCTCAGCCACGAAGAACAACCCTCCACAGCCAGGCAGCAGTCATGTACTACACCGGCGTTCTGAAGGACACCGTGAAGAAGGACAAGCTAAGCGTGGAGCTCATGCCACAGGAAG AAAAGATCATCGACTGGACCCTGCCTTACACACAGTACCAGAATCAGCTGGTGGACCAGGCTGCGCTCATGCTGACTCTGTCTGGAAGAGTCAGTGAGACCCAGCAGGTTCTGGCCAACCAGACCACCTTTAGGCTCCGCACACCTGATCTCCAAATTGAG CCCATTGGAGAGGCGTATGTGGGTAAAGAGGCATCTGCCAAGATCAGCTTCACCAATCCTCTGCCCTGCACTCTGCGTAATGTGGTGGTCCGAGTGGAAGGACTGGGGCTCCGAGACCTGCATCCCATCAAAGTCGG TGATGTGGGCAAGCATGGTAAAGTAACAGTGACGGAACACTTCATCCCATCTATAGCTGGCGAGAGGAAGCTGGTGGCATCTCTGGACTGTAAACAGCTGACGCAGGTTCACGGTGTAGCCGATATCATCGTTCACGAGAGCCAGTGA